A single Nycticebus coucang isolate mNycCou1 chromosome 16, mNycCou1.pri, whole genome shotgun sequence DNA region contains:
- the RIPPLY3 gene encoding protein ripply3: protein MKPEAAAGAREAQGRFCHCPEDEPRRPSPPPGPGSPTPWRPWIPTPGDAELTRTGSQLDPGGDQQTFGSKGAFGFQHPVRLYLPASKRQEYLRSSGEKVLASFPVQATIHFYNDESDSDNEEQEEETRPCHPPCQEEEGLEESGPGGKSTDQPLYQQWPPGERGGLSGEGQLPHSDPSGN from the exons ATGAAACCAGAGGCGGCGGCTGGAGCCCGGGAGGCTCAGGGGCGCTTCTGTCACTGCCCCGAGGACGAGCCCCGGAGGCCATCGCCACCGCCCGGGCCCGGCAG CCCCACACCATGGAGACCGTGGATCCCTACACCTGGAGATGCTGAGCTGACCAGAACTGGAAGCCAG CTTGACCCTGGAGGAGACCAACAAACTTTTGGATCAAAGGGAGCTTTTGGGTTTCAGCATCCTGTAAG ACTTTATCTACCTGCATCAAAACGCCAAGAATACCTGCGGAGTTCCGGGGAGAAAGTGCTGGCCAGTTTCCCTGTGCAAGCCACGATTCACTTCTACAACGATGAGTCTGATTCTGACaatgaagagcaagaggaagaaacCCGCCCCTGCCATCCTCCCTGCCAGGAGGAAGAAGGTCTGGAGGAAAGTGGCCCCGGGGGAAAAAGCACCGACCAGCCCTTATACCAACAGTGGCCACCTGGTGAAAGGGGTGGCCTTTCTGGTGAGGGTCAGCTTCCCCACAGTGACCCCTCGGGGAACTAG